The Sphingopyxis fribergensis genome contains a region encoding:
- the rpsF gene encoding 30S ribosomal protein S6, with translation MPFYEHVFIARQDLSQAQVDALAETVTNVIGEFKGTVHKTETWGLKQLAYKIQKNRKGHYVMLSAEVAGEAIAEIERQAAINEDIIRWLTIKVDELEKGPSVMMRKQERRGGRGGRDRDGEE, from the coding sequence ATGCCGTTTTACGAGCATGTTTTTATCGCGCGTCAGGACCTGAGCCAGGCTCAGGTCGACGCGCTGGCGGAAACCGTCACCAACGTCATCGGCGAATTTAAGGGCACGGTTCACAAGACCGAGACCTGGGGCCTGAAGCAGCTCGCCTACAAGATCCAGAAGAACCGCAAGGGTCATTATGTGATGTTGTCGGCTGAAGTCGCAGGCGAAGCCATTGCAGAGATCGAGCGTCAGGCTGCGATCAACGAAGATATCATCCGCTGGCTCACCATCAAGGTCGACGAACTCGAAAAGGGTCCGTCGGTGATGATGCGCAAGCAGGAACGTCGTGGCGGCCGCGGCGGTCGTGACCGCGACGGCGAAGAATAA
- the rpsR gene encoding 30S ribosomal protein S18: MARPFFRRRKTCPFSQKDAPVIDYKDVRLLQGYLSERGKIVPSRITAVSTKKQRELAKAIKRSRHIGLLPYIVK, encoded by the coding sequence ATGGCACGACCCTTTTTCCGCCGCCGCAAGACCTGCCCCTTCAGCCAGAAGGACGCACCGGTCATCGATTACAAGGACGTCCGTCTGCTCCAGGGTTACCTGTCGGAGCGTGGCAAGATCGTCCCGTCGCGGATCACCGCGGTGTCCACCAAGAAGCAGCGTGAGCTGGCGAAAGCGATCAAGCGCTCGCGCCACATCGGCCTGCTCCCCTACATTGTGAAGTAA
- a CDS encoding Mur ligase family protein: protein MAENKSYFFCGIGGSGMLPLAMIVAARGAAVSGSDRSRDQGRTPEKFAWLESQGIAFYPQDGSGPQAGQILVASAAIEDSVPDIAAANALGLARMARADLNAALFNDAESAIGVGGTSGKSTVTGMIGWILENTGRKPTVMNGAVMRNFSGEDRPFASALVGDAAIYVSEVDESDGSIALYRPDVAVVTNISLDHKSLEELHRLFGDFAAKARVAVVNADDPESAPLMRGGNVLSFGFGDAAAVRGSDFEALADGCRFAANVDSYRYEIRLRMPGRHNAANALAAIAAARAVDIPVAEAVNALASFAGLARRYEVLGQANGITVIDDFAHNPDKVAATLAAVAELPGRALLFFQPHGYGPLRQMGKELAASFVAGMRPDDKLFVCDPVYFGGTVDRSIGSEALVADIVAGGGDAVHLTTRTNCGAAMIDEAKPGDRILILGARDDTLTEFGRELLEKLAVRA, encoded by the coding sequence ATGGCCGAAAACAAATCCTATTTCTTCTGCGGCATCGGCGGGTCGGGCATGTTGCCGCTCGCGATGATCGTCGCGGCGCGCGGCGCGGCGGTTTCGGGCTCCGATCGCAGCCGCGACCAGGGCCGGACACCCGAGAAATTCGCCTGGCTCGAAAGCCAGGGCATCGCTTTCTATCCGCAGGACGGCAGCGGGCCGCAGGCGGGCCAGATTCTCGTCGCCTCGGCGGCGATCGAGGACAGCGTACCCGATATCGCCGCCGCCAACGCGCTCGGCCTCGCCCGCATGGCGCGCGCCGACCTCAACGCCGCGCTGTTCAACGACGCCGAAAGCGCAATCGGCGTCGGCGGCACGAGCGGCAAGTCGACCGTCACCGGGATGATCGGCTGGATCCTGGAAAATACCGGCCGCAAGCCGACGGTGATGAACGGCGCCGTGATGCGCAATTTCTCGGGCGAAGACCGGCCGTTTGCTAGCGCGCTGGTCGGCGATGCCGCCATTTATGTCAGCGAGGTCGACGAGAGCGACGGTTCGATCGCACTCTATCGCCCCGATGTCGCGGTCGTCACCAACATCAGCCTCGACCACAAGAGCCTTGAAGAACTGCACCGGCTATTCGGCGATTTTGCCGCGAAAGCACGCGTCGCCGTGGTCAACGCCGACGATCCCGAATCCGCCCCGTTGATGCGCGGCGGCAATGTCCTGAGCTTTGGCTTCGGGGACGCTGCGGCGGTGCGCGGCAGCGATTTCGAGGCCCTCGCCGACGGTTGCCGCTTTGCAGCGAACGTCGACAGCTACCGGTACGAGATACGCCTTCGCATGCCCGGGCGCCACAACGCCGCCAACGCCCTCGCTGCGATCGCCGCCGCACGCGCGGTCGATATCCCGGTTGCCGAAGCGGTCAACGCCCTGGCCAGCTTTGCGGGCCTGGCGCGCCGTTACGAGGTGCTGGGCCAAGCGAACGGCATCACCGTCATCGACGATTTCGCGCACAACCCCGACAAGGTCGCCGCGACGCTTGCCGCCGTTGCTGAATTGCCGGGGCGTGCTTTGCTGTTCTTCCAGCCGCACGGCTATGGCCCGCTCCGCCAGATGGGCAAGGAACTCGCCGCGAGCTTTGTGGCCGGGATGCGGCCCGACGACAAGCTGTTCGTCTGCGATCCCGTCTATTTCGGCGGCACCGTCGACCGCAGCATCGGCAGCGAAGCGCTAGTCGCCGATATCGTCGCGGGCGGTGGCGACGCCGTGCATCTGACGACCCGTACCAACTGCGGCGCCGCGATGATTGACGAAGCGAAACCAGGCGATCGCATCCTGATCCTCGGCGCGCGCGACGACACGCTCACCGAATTCGGTCGCGAACTCTTGGAAAAGCTGGCCGTCCGCGCTTGA
- a CDS encoding TonB-dependent receptor, with protein sequence MTLRNILLGATMLCAATTPAIAFAQDAAPADDAATATDDTDYGNDIIVTATGRAQRSQDIPIAVNVVGGEQLENAGISDIRGLRQIAPSFQATTGQSTASGVVLRIRGIGTAGDNPGFEPSVGVFVDGVFRARAGLALADLPPIDRVEVLRGPQGTLFGRNTSAGALNIVTQKPSFTLGGYAEASYGNLDEIELKAGVTGPVSETFALRLDGGYHKRDGYIKDVNSDRRFNDLDRWSVRGQALFEKDDVSFRLIADYAKTNEQCCGALNTNSGFAQPGTPAFAASAVIQGLAAANGLTGIVAPFNPKDREVAYSPNRDLTEKMREWGVSGQLDWDLGGVELTSITAYRDWKAIRGMDVDFSGIDRAYRENMPINMRDFTQEVRLKGTAFDDHVDWLIGGFYLNEKLKYTERTRFGTQGAQYVDAFINALTDSAVPGPTGFQIFQSIPNSPLVGQVLLASNPQLAAAAAQAGVLDTFLTPLPAPQAGQGQIADAYRVNTEAFALFTHNIIDFNDNVSLTLGLRYNHETKKLNADLQSNLPGCSTLQGPRYALYRQALQGLPSGLGNAITNLVCNPVVNPEFNGIYRDKRSESKLTGTAKLSIKLDDRVMVYGGYDRGYKSGGYNLDRGSFDTAFLPGGNGAQASDLEFGNEDVDSYEVGVKTDFSSAFQFNANLFYTELKGYQNLAFEGNNFVVQNFDKVVAQGVELESIIRPAPNLNFTLGYSYVDTEVKDPAAGDDNGLPLTNSPKHVVTGAVTWTPQISSNVGGLVHIDWRMNSDANTINDPVAVPFTANDGYSIVNARAGVNFGPDQNYAVEFYVENLFNKYYNVTSFPIPEQSASFAVYPAPPRLYGVKLRAKF encoded by the coding sequence ATGACTTTGCGCAACATTTTGTTGGGCGCCACCATGCTGTGCGCCGCCACCACTCCCGCCATCGCCTTCGCCCAGGACGCCGCCCCCGCCGATGATGCGGCGACCGCGACCGACGACACCGATTATGGCAACGACATCATCGTCACCGCGACGGGCCGCGCGCAGCGTTCGCAGGATATTCCGATCGCGGTCAACGTCGTCGGCGGCGAGCAGTTGGAAAATGCTGGTATCAGCGATATTCGCGGCCTCCGCCAGATCGCGCCGAGCTTCCAGGCCACGACGGGCCAGTCGACGGCGAGCGGTGTGGTGCTTCGCATCCGCGGTATCGGTACGGCGGGTGACAACCCCGGCTTCGAACCCTCGGTCGGCGTCTTCGTCGACGGCGTTTTCCGCGCCCGCGCCGGTCTCGCTCTCGCCGACCTGCCGCCGATCGACCGCGTCGAAGTGCTGCGTGGGCCGCAGGGCACGCTGTTCGGCCGCAACACCTCGGCAGGCGCACTCAACATCGTCACGCAAAAGCCGAGCTTCACGCTCGGCGGTTATGCCGAGGCGAGCTATGGCAACCTCGACGAGATCGAGCTGAAAGCCGGCGTGACCGGCCCGGTATCCGAAACCTTCGCGCTGCGGCTCGACGGCGGCTATCACAAGCGTGACGGCTATATCAAAGATGTGAACAGCGATCGCCGCTTCAACGATCTCGACCGCTGGTCGGTACGCGGGCAGGCCTTGTTCGAGAAGGACGATGTTTCGTTCCGCCTGATCGCCGATTACGCCAAGACCAATGAACAATGCTGCGGCGCGCTCAACACCAACTCGGGCTTCGCACAGCCGGGCACGCCCGCCTTTGCCGCGAGCGCGGTCATTCAGGGACTGGCGGCCGCCAATGGCCTGACCGGCATCGTTGCGCCCTTCAACCCCAAGGATCGCGAAGTCGCTTACTCGCCCAACCGCGACCTCACCGAAAAAATGCGCGAATGGGGCGTCTCGGGCCAGCTCGATTGGGATCTGGGCGGCGTCGAACTGACCTCGATCACCGCATATCGCGACTGGAAGGCGATCCGCGGCATGGACGTCGATTTCTCGGGCATCGACCGCGCCTATCGCGAAAATATGCCGATCAACATGCGCGACTTCACGCAGGAAGTCCGGCTCAAGGGCACGGCCTTCGACGATCATGTCGACTGGCTGATCGGCGGTTTCTACCTCAACGAAAAGCTGAAATATACCGAACGGACGCGCTTCGGCACGCAGGGCGCGCAATATGTCGACGCCTTCATCAACGCGCTGACCGATTCTGCGGTGCCCGGACCGACGGGTTTCCAGATCTTCCAGTCGATCCCGAATTCGCCGCTGGTCGGTCAGGTGCTGCTGGCTTCTAACCCGCAGCTCGCGGCCGCTGCCGCACAGGCGGGCGTGCTCGATACCTTCCTGACGCCGCTGCCCGCGCCGCAGGCGGGACAGGGCCAGATCGCCGACGCGTATCGCGTCAACACCGAAGCCTTCGCGCTGTTCACGCACAACATCATCGATTTCAACGACAATGTCTCGCTGACCCTCGGTCTGCGCTACAATCATGAAACGAAGAAGCTGAACGCCGATCTGCAGTCGAACCTACCCGGCTGCTCGACGCTGCAGGGTCCCCGTTACGCGCTCTATCGTCAGGCGCTGCAGGGGCTGCCCTCAGGCCTCGGCAACGCCATCACGAATCTGGTCTGCAACCCCGTGGTCAATCCCGAATTCAACGGGATTTATCGCGACAAGCGTAGCGAGAGCAAGCTGACCGGCACCGCCAAGCTGTCGATCAAGCTCGACGATCGGGTGATGGTCTATGGCGGTTATGACCGCGGCTACAAGTCGGGCGGTTACAACCTCGACCGTGGTTCGTTCGACACCGCGTTTCTGCCGGGCGGCAACGGCGCGCAGGCTTCGGACCTCGAATTCGGTAACGAGGACGTCGACTCCTATGAAGTCGGCGTGAAAACCGATTTCAGCTCGGCGTTTCAGTTCAACGCCAACCTCTTCTATACCGAGCTCAAGGGCTATCAGAATCTAGCCTTCGAGGGGAACAACTTCGTCGTCCAGAATTTCGACAAGGTGGTTGCGCAGGGCGTCGAACTTGAATCAATCATTCGCCCGGCGCCGAACCTCAACTTCACGCTCGGCTATTCCTATGTCGATACCGAAGTGAAAGATCCGGCAGCCGGCGACGACAACGGCCTGCCGCTGACCAATTCGCCCAAGCATGTGGTCACCGGTGCGGTCACCTGGACTCCGCAGATCAGCAGCAATGTCGGCGGCCTGGTGCACATCGACTGGCGGATGAACAGCGACGCGAACACGATCAACGATCCGGTCGCGGTGCCGTTCACGGCCAACGACGGCTATTCGATCGTCAACGCGCGGGCCGGGGTGAATTTCGGTCCCGACCAGAACTACGCCGTCGAATTCTACGTCGAGAATCTGTTCAACAAATATTACAACGTCACCTCGTTCCCGATCCCCGAGCAGAGCGCGAGCTTCGCGGTCTACCCGGCGCCGCCGCGGCTCTATGGCGTGAAGCTGCGCGCCAAGTTCTGA
- the rplI gene encoding 50S ribosomal protein L9: protein MEIILLERIEKLGGIGDVVNVKNGFARNYLLPNNKALRANDANKKLFEANRGKIEADNAERRTDAEGRASGINGKQIVLIRQASNTGQLYGSVSVRDIVDALAEDGVEGIGKSMVELERPIKSLGLVDVKVKLHPEVIVTVGVNVARSPDEAEMQKQGIDVIAAMFEEEQAEAVATALEPDSEDEFEDATPPSELAAEAPAADEAEEA, encoded by the coding sequence ATGGAAATCATCCTGCTCGAACGCATCGAGAAACTCGGCGGCATCGGCGATGTCGTCAACGTCAAGAACGGCTTTGCCCGCAACTATCTGTTGCCGAACAACAAGGCGCTTCGTGCGAACGACGCCAACAAGAAGCTGTTCGAAGCGAACCGCGGCAAGATCGAGGCCGATAACGCCGAACGTCGCACCGACGCCGAAGGCCGCGCCAGCGGCATCAACGGCAAGCAGATCGTCCTGATCCGTCAGGCGTCGAACACCGGCCAGCTTTATGGTTCGGTTTCGGTCCGTGACATCGTCGACGCCCTTGCCGAAGACGGCGTCGAAGGCATCGGCAAGTCGATGGTCGAACTCGAACGCCCGATCAAGTCGCTCGGCTTGGTCGACGTCAAGGTCAAGCTGCACCCCGAAGTCATCGTGACTGTCGGCGTCAACGTCGCGCGTTCGCCCGACGAAGCCGAAATGCAGAAGCAGGGCATCGACGTCATCGCTGCGATGTTCGAGGAAGAACAGGCTGAAGCGGTTGCGACGGCTCTGGAACCCGACAGCGAAGACGAATTCGAAGACGCGACGCCGCCTTCGGAACTCGCTGCCGAAGCTCCGGCTGCGGACGAAGCCGAAGAAGCTTAA
- the folE gene encoding GTP cyclohydrolase I FolE: MSDSKTELGPDGKVVVPDHVADAVRTLIEWAGDDPAREGLLDTPRRVARAWKEYCSGYGEDPALHLSRTFQEVGGYDEIVLLRDIPFQSHCEHHMAPITGKASIAYLPRDRVVGISKLARVLNGFARRLQVQERLTAEVARCIWDNLHPHGVAVVIDAQHGCMTGRGVRTPGVGMVTSRLLGCFLDDERSRKEVLSLMGY; this comes from the coding sequence ATGAGCGACAGCAAGACCGAGTTGGGACCCGACGGCAAGGTGGTCGTCCCCGATCATGTCGCCGACGCCGTGCGGACGTTGATCGAATGGGCGGGCGATGATCCGGCGCGCGAAGGATTGCTCGATACACCGCGCCGCGTCGCGCGCGCGTGGAAGGAATATTGTTCGGGTTATGGTGAGGATCCGGCGCTGCATTTGTCGCGCACCTTTCAGGAGGTGGGCGGTTATGACGAGATCGTGCTGCTGCGCGACATTCCGTTCCAGTCGCACTGCGAACATCATATGGCGCCGATCACCGGCAAGGCGTCGATCGCTTACCTGCCGCGCGACCGCGTCGTCGGCATTTCCAAGCTCGCGCGCGTTCTCAACGGCTTCGCGCGGCGCCTGCAAGTGCAGGAAAGGCTGACCGCCGAGGTGGCGCGCTGCATCTGGGACAATCTCCACCCGCATGGCGTCGCGGTGGTCATCGATGCGCAACATGGCTGCATGACCGGGCGCGGGGTGCGCACCCCCGGCGTCGGCATGGTGACGAGTCGTCTACTTGGCTGCTTCCTCGACGACGAGCGCAGTCGCAAGGAAGTGCTCTCGCTGATGGGCTATTGA
- a CDS encoding TonB-dependent receptor yields MKFKALIGTSILAMTVATPAFAQDAADEVERDAFGGEIVVTAQRQSERLQDVPIAVSAFSTEALEAQQIKTPSDLQLTLPNVTFTKTNFTGASFTIRGIGDLCVGTTCDSATAIHLNGDPLFSTRLFETEFYDLERVEVLRGPQGTLFGRNATSGVVNVITAKPKLGAFEAAAEAEYGNFDSMKGKAMVNIPIGDTMAFRVAGIYLNRDGYTKNSFLNTRIDDRDLYSVRGSLRWEPSPDTTIDLLGSYFREKDKRTRIQKQLCQRDPTGILGCLNSRLDSSPFNGNATFTAALTSKEFLAIRGIPNGTVTPTNPAGLDFSLGSLYGPDVYANTTIPSDPRTVNTAYTPSYFTSELTLQAQIEHNFGPVSLQVSGQYQKVKLDASQDYNSNVGNRALYGTGLANLQAAASGAFGPGLQAYFAPVAAAIIPDGPTGQLCTSLAEETGYGSFGGNKICSDQSLQFDRSNQYNSSWSVESILSSDLDGPFNFLVGGIYADYHLTENSYYVNAFPIDYLAGVLGAFTAANNRVPDPNNPGQTIAAPLPPSFLATPFFRNNTDDLKIKSYGLFGEAYFEFSDRLKLTAGLRYNNDKKTVIARSTLAAFLAPHGGDGTVFDSPFVGSFDADPGTPGNQLVQERTVKFNKLTGRAVLDFKITDDNLIYASYSRGYKSGGINPPLQPIFEVPESFKSEQVDAFEIGSKNSFGNGALQLNLTAFYYKYKDLQLSKIVARTAVNDNVSADIYGFEAEAIVRPDPDVVVNLGFSYLHSKVTDDKFTSNPRDFGGGRSDAVIIKDITNAANCAVASSSGNVAGVNAFVNGVQQVINGGFVPGVQGGAGLRPTTAFPADGGIASTGAFSICSVMEAAAGGAFAAAGLTPADFGGIEYFSAGVPVNIKGNQLPQAPNYKFSAGIQYTARLGGGDMSLVPRVDLAYTGESYGSIFNGNVNRIKGYAQVNAQVQLNGADDKWYVRGFIQNVFDANSVTGLYITDQSSGNYTNIFTLEPRRYGIAAGVKF; encoded by the coding sequence ATGAAGTTCAAGGCACTGATCGGAACCTCGATCCTTGCGATGACGGTGGCGACGCCGGCATTTGCACAGGACGCGGCGGATGAAGTGGAACGCGATGCTTTCGGCGGCGAAATCGTCGTCACGGCGCAGCGCCAGTCGGAACGTCTGCAAGACGTGCCGATCGCGGTCAGTGCCTTCTCGACCGAGGCACTCGAAGCACAGCAGATCAAGACGCCGTCCGATCTTCAGCTGACCCTGCCGAACGTCACCTTCACCAAGACCAACTTCACCGGCGCCAGCTTCACGATTCGCGGGATCGGCGATCTTTGCGTCGGCACGACGTGCGACAGCGCGACCGCGATCCATCTGAACGGCGACCCGCTGTTTTCGACCCGCCTGTTCGAAACCGAATTCTATGACCTGGAACGTGTTGAAGTGCTGCGCGGGCCGCAGGGGACGTTGTTCGGCCGCAACGCGACGTCGGGCGTGGTTAACGTCATCACCGCCAAGCCGAAGCTGGGCGCGTTCGAAGCTGCCGCCGAAGCCGAATATGGCAATTTCGATTCGATGAAGGGCAAGGCGATGGTGAATATTCCCATCGGCGACACCATGGCCTTCCGCGTCGCGGGCATCTATCTGAACCGCGACGGCTATACGAAGAACAGCTTCCTCAACACCCGCATCGACGACCGTGATCTCTATTCGGTCCGCGGATCGCTGCGCTGGGAACCCTCGCCCGACACGACGATCGACCTGCTCGGGTCCTATTTCCGCGAAAAGGACAAGCGCACGCGCATCCAGAAGCAGCTTTGCCAGCGCGATCCGACCGGCATCCTTGGCTGCTTGAACAGCCGCCTCGACAGTTCGCCCTTCAACGGTAACGCGACCTTTACCGCCGCGCTTACGTCGAAGGAGTTTCTGGCGATCCGCGGCATTCCCAACGGCACGGTAACTCCGACCAACCCGGCGGGTCTCGATTTCTCGCTGGGCAGCCTCTACGGCCCCGATGTCTATGCCAATACGACGATCCCGAGCGATCCGCGAACCGTTAACACCGCCTATACGCCCAGCTATTTCACGAGCGAGCTGACGCTGCAGGCCCAGATCGAACATAATTTCGGTCCGGTGTCGTTGCAGGTTTCCGGCCAGTATCAAAAGGTGAAGCTCGACGCGTCCCAAGATTACAACAGCAACGTCGGCAACCGCGCGCTCTATGGCACCGGCCTCGCGAACCTGCAGGCAGCGGCCAGCGGAGCCTTCGGCCCCGGTCTTCAAGCCTATTTTGCTCCCGTCGCCGCAGCGATCATTCCCGACGGCCCGACGGGTCAACTCTGCACCTCGCTCGCCGAGGAAACCGGCTACGGCAGCTTTGGCGGCAACAAGATTTGTAGCGACCAGTCACTGCAATTCGACCGCTCGAACCAATATAACAGCAGCTGGTCGGTAGAAAGCATCCTGTCGAGCGACCTCGACGGGCCGTTCAACTTTCTGGTCGGCGGCATCTATGCCGATTATCACCTGACCGAAAACAGCTATTATGTGAACGCCTTCCCGATCGATTATCTGGCCGGTGTGCTGGGCGCATTCACGGCAGCGAATAACCGGGTGCCCGATCCAAACAACCCCGGTCAGACGATTGCCGCCCCCTTGCCGCCATCGTTCCTTGCGACGCCATTCTTCCGCAACAATACCGATGATCTGAAGATCAAGTCCTACGGTCTGTTCGGCGAAGCCTATTTCGAGTTCAGCGATCGTCTGAAGCTCACCGCGGGCCTGCGTTACAACAACGACAAGAAGACCGTGATCGCACGGTCTACGCTCGCCGCGTTCCTCGCCCCCCACGGCGGCGACGGAACGGTGTTTGACTCGCCCTTCGTCGGCTCGTTCGATGCCGATCCCGGCACGCCCGGCAACCAGCTCGTCCAGGAACGCACTGTCAAGTTCAACAAGCTGACGGGTCGCGCGGTGCTCGACTTCAAGATCACCGACGACAATCTGATCTACGCCTCCTATTCGCGCGGCTATAAGTCAGGCGGTATCAACCCGCCGCTGCAGCCGATCTTCGAGGTGCCCGAATCGTTCAAGTCCGAACAGGTCGACGCATTCGAAATCGGATCGAAGAACAGCTTCGGCAACGGCGCGCTGCAGCTGAACCTGACGGCCTTTTACTACAAGTACAAGGATCTCCAGCTCAGCAAGATCGTCGCCCGCACCGCGGTCAACGACAATGTCAGCGCCGATATCTACGGCTTCGAAGCCGAGGCCATCGTCCGCCCCGATCCCGACGTGGTGGTCAACCTCGGTTTCAGCTATCTGCACAGCAAGGTCACCGACGACAAGTTCACCAGCAATCCGCGTGACTTTGGCGGCGGCCGATCCGATGCCGTGATCATCAAGGACATCACCAACGCCGCCAACTGTGCCGTCGCATCCTCGTCGGGTAATGTCGCAGGGGTCAACGCCTTTGTGAACGGGGTCCAGCAGGTCATCAACGGCGGCTTTGTTCCGGGTGTGCAGGGCGGCGCAGGCTTGCGACCGACCACCGCTTTTCCGGCCGACGGCGGCATCGCTTCAACCGGTGCTTTCAGCATCTGTTCGGTGATGGAAGCCGCTGCGGGCGGGGCCTTTGCGGCCGCAGGACTAACACCTGCGGACTTTGGCGGGATCGAATATTTCTCTGCCGGTGTCCCCGTCAACATCAAGGGCAACCAGTTGCCGCAGGCGCCGAACTACAAGTTCAGCGCGGGCATTCAGTACACCGCACGGCTGGGCGGCGGCGACATGTCCCTCGTCCCGCGCGTCGACCTCGCCTATACCGGCGAAAGCTACGGCAGCATCTTCAACGGCAATGTGAACCGGATCAAGGGCTATGCCCAGGTCAATGCCCAGGTGCAGCTGAACGGCGCCGACGACAAATGGTATGTGAGGGGGTTCATCCAGAACGTCTTCGATGCCAACAGCGTCACGGGCCTGTACATCACCGACCAGTCATCGGGGAACTACACCAACATCTTCACCCTCGAACCGCGCCGCTATGGCATCGCGGCCGGCGTGAAGTTCTAG
- a CDS encoding Fe2+-dependent dioxygenase, whose amino-acid sequence MFKLVPLLDDGAVRALREIAANGKFVDGKISNPHSTVKNNLQLHDAGAYERSSKILLDAMVQNPDFMEFSFPARIAPPLMTRYTPGMHYGLHPDAAYIPLPDGQLRTDVSCTIFLNDPADYDGGALRVQLGNADLRFKEAPGVAVVYPSHTLHEVEPVTRGERLVAITFIQSLIPDVAHRNLMYELNEVAAIEGGKMEPANFTRLQAIQYQLLRMWRR is encoded by the coding sequence ATGTTCAAACTCGTCCCACTGCTCGACGATGGCGCGGTCCGTGCGCTCCGCGAGATCGCCGCCAACGGCAAGTTCGTCGACGGAAAGATCAGCAATCCGCATTCGACGGTGAAGAACAACCTCCAGCTTCACGACGCGGGCGCCTATGAACGTTCGTCGAAGATCCTGCTCGACGCGATGGTGCAGAACCCCGATTTCATGGAATTCTCCTTTCCCGCGCGGATCGCGCCGCCGCTGATGACTCGCTACACGCCGGGCATGCATTATGGGCTGCACCCCGATGCCGCCTATATCCCCCTGCCCGACGGTCAGCTTCGCACCGACGTCAGCTGCACCATATTCCTGAACGACCCCGCCGATTATGACGGCGGCGCGCTGCGTGTGCAGCTGGGCAATGCCGACCTGCGCTTCAAGGAAGCGCCGGGCGTCGCGGTCGTCTATCCCTCGCACACATTGCACGAGGTCGAGCCGGTGACGCGCGGCGAGCGGCTGGTTGCGATCACCTTCATTCAGAGCCTGATCCCCGACGTCGCGCACCGCAACCTGATGTACGAACTGAACGAAGTTGCGGCGATCGAGGGCGGCAAGATGGAGCCCGCGAATTTCACGCGGCTCCAGGCGATCCAGTATCAGCTTCTCAGGATGTGGCGGCGCTAA